In one Kitasatospora cineracea genomic region, the following are encoded:
- the pth gene encoding aminoacyl-tRNA hydrolase translates to MSEYDGPWLVVGLGNPGKEYARNRHNIGFMVVELLARRMGAKFKAHKSRAQVAEGRLAGKRVVLAEPMSFMNLSGGPVTALRDFYKVPTPAIVAVHDELDLDYAALRLKTGGGDNGHNGLKSITKSLGPDYHRVRCGIGRPPGRMEVADFVLKDFSSTERKDLDWFVDRAADAVEALLADGLERAQQNYNS, encoded by the coding sequence ATGAGCGAGTACGACGGCCCCTGGCTGGTGGTGGGCCTCGGCAACCCCGGCAAGGAGTACGCCCGCAACCGGCACAACATCGGCTTCATGGTGGTCGAGCTGCTGGCCCGGCGGATGGGGGCGAAGTTCAAGGCCCACAAGAGCCGCGCCCAGGTCGCCGAGGGGCGGCTGGCCGGGAAGCGGGTCGTGCTGGCCGAGCCGATGAGCTTCATGAACCTCTCGGGCGGGCCGGTCACCGCGCTGCGCGACTTCTACAAGGTGCCCACCCCGGCGATCGTCGCCGTCCACGACGAACTGGACCTCGACTACGCGGCGCTGCGGCTGAAGACCGGCGGCGGCGACAACGGCCACAACGGCCTCAAGTCGATCACCAAGTCGCTCGGCCCCGACTACCACCGGGTCCGCTGCGGGATCGGCCGCCCGCCGGGCCGGATGGAGGTCGCCGACTTCGTGCTCAAGGACTTCTCCTCCACCGAGCGCAAGGACCTCGACTGGTTCGTCGACCGGGCCGCCGACGCCGTCGAGGCGCTGCTGGCGGACGGCCTGGAGCGGGCCCAGCAGAACTACAACTCCTGA
- a CDS encoding 50S ribosomal protein L25/general stress protein Ctc, translated as MSEIRIAAESRTEFGKGAARRARRAGFVPGVVYGHGHAPVHLNLPGHDLMMALKTPNALLVVPIEGKDEYVLPKAVQREAIKRSIEHVDLLLVKRGEKVTVEIPVHTEGELAPGGNLIENVLNALPIEAEATHLPESVTVSVEGLEAGAAITAGDITLPSGVTLAVEADAVVLQVIGAQAPEATEEAADEAAADEAVEA; from the coding sequence GTGTCCGAGATCCGCATCGCCGCCGAGTCCCGCACCGAGTTCGGCAAGGGTGCCGCCCGTCGTGCCCGTCGCGCCGGCTTCGTCCCCGGTGTCGTCTACGGCCACGGCCACGCCCCGGTGCACCTGAACCTGCCCGGCCACGACCTGATGATGGCGCTCAAGACCCCGAACGCCCTGCTGGTCGTCCCGATCGAGGGCAAGGACGAGTACGTGCTGCCGAAGGCCGTGCAGCGCGAGGCCATCAAGCGCTCCATCGAGCACGTCGACCTGCTGCTGGTCAAGCGCGGCGAGAAGGTCACCGTCGAGATCCCGGTCCACACCGAGGGCGAGCTGGCCCCCGGCGGCAACCTGATCGAGAACGTGCTCAACGCCCTCCCGATCGAGGCCGAGGCCACCCACCTGCCCGAGTCGGTCACCGTCTCGGTCGAGGGCCTGGAGGCCGGCGCCGCCATCACCGCCGGCGACATCACCCTGCCGTCCGGCGTCACCCTGGCCGTCGAGGCCGACGCCGTCGTGCTGCAGGTCATCGGCGCCCAGGCCCCCGAGGCCACCGAGGAGGCTGCCGACGAGGCCGCCGCCGACGAGGCCGTCGAGGCCTGA